A stretch of Petrotoga mexicana DSM 14811 DNA encodes these proteins:
- a CDS encoding carbohydrate ABC transporter permease: MTNKKIQSGNVILHILMFFLSLIWLYPYAWLFLASVKPSAEIYTRFLPTRFTLEHFRFILESAERMNRPFIRAFFISLFVSVTVTVCVIITSAIISFALSKYRFKARDGIFNFIIFQMVFPGFMFTIPLYILMRNMHLLNSLAALIVPFIMSGWGIFMMTQSFRGTPNDYIEAAKMDGASDMFIIFRIMLPLNNSVMAIVGLFTFIGVWDNFMWPLIVIQDYYKMPLSVLLASFNHEYGAYIGPVMAGSVIQTLPMVLIFIIFRKAFLQGISMSLK; encoded by the coding sequence ATGACAAATAAAAAAATACAGTCTGGAAATGTAATTCTTCATATATTGATGTTCTTTTTATCTCTAATCTGGTTGTACCCTTATGCATGGCTATTCTTGGCATCGGTAAAACCCTCTGCTGAAATCTATACCAGATTCCTACCAACGAGGTTCACTTTAGAACATTTTAGATTTATATTAGAAAGCGCCGAAAGAATGAATAGACCGTTTATAAGGGCATTTTTTATAAGTTTATTTGTGTCAGTCACCGTTACAGTATGTGTTATAATAACATCTGCTATAATTTCTTTTGCCTTGTCAAAATATAGATTTAAGGCAAGAGATGGGATATTTAATTTCATTATCTTCCAAATGGTGTTTCCGGGATTCATGTTTACCATACCTTTATATATATTAATGAGAAACATGCATCTGTTGAATTCGTTGGCAGCTTTAATCGTTCCTTTTATTATGAGTGGTTGGGGCATTTTTATGATGACTCAAAGCTTTAGAGGGACACCAAACGACTACATCGAAGCTGCAAAAATGGACGGAGCCTCTGATATGTTTATTATTTTTCGAATTATGTTACCTTTAAATAATTCAGTTATGGCCATTGTTGGGCTATTCACTTTCATCGGAGTATGGGATAATTTTATGTGGCCACTCATTGTTATTCAGGACTATTATAAAATGCCTCTTTCTGTCTTGCTTGCAAGCTTTAATCACGAGTACGGTGCGTATATTGGACCAGTAATGGCAGGTTCGGTGATTCAAACTTTACCAATGGTGCTCATTTTCATAATCTTCAGAAAGGCATTTTTGCAAGGAATTTCAATGTCTCTGAAATAA
- a CDS encoding alanyl-tRNA editing protein codes for MSEKVKIINVIKQDDNYFATIENNPFYPDGKGGQLGDRGKIDTAGVLSTTEKGVVLNKYLNPGDYLYEIDEKRRCDIAQQHTAQHILSAAFEKIASLKTVSFKMGEEYSTIDLNGQNIGEEVLNKAEELSNDIISKCIKVEEIFTDKEGVQKYNLRKPLSDKVNGEVRLIKIDDFDISACGGFHVKNTGNINLLKITNTERVKGNLTRVYFLAGLRAIKDYSQKDSILKNISSILTSGLYDLENKIEILLNENKDYKNRIKKLAEKNAYYLAKDLIEKSVVVNKNKVVYHKKEDETADFLHKYVDLKDYTLIIEDEKNKTFSIFSNNINCKELIDKLKMNNNIKGGGSEVRGNISGDIKFEDILKILEK; via the coding sequence TTGAGTGAAAAAGTAAAGATAATCAATGTAATAAAACAAGATGATAACTATTTCGCTACCATAGAGAATAATCCTTTTTATCCTGATGGAAAAGGAGGGCAACTTGGAGATAGGGGTAAAATTGATACTGCTGGAGTTTTAAGCACCACAGAAAAAGGTGTGGTCTTAAACAAATATTTAAACCCTGGTGACTATTTATATGAAATAGATGAAAAAAGAAGATGCGATATAGCTCAACAGCATACTGCACAACATATATTGTCAGCCGCTTTTGAAAAAATAGCCTCATTAAAAACCGTTAGTTTCAAGATGGGTGAAGAATATTCTACTATAGATTTGAATGGACAGAATATCGGGGAAGAAGTATTAAATAAAGCCGAAGAACTTTCAAACGATATCATTTCTAAGTGCATAAAAGTGGAAGAAATATTTACGGATAAAGAAGGAGTTCAGAAATACAATTTAAGAAAACCTCTAAGTGATAAAGTAAATGGTGAAGTGAGGCTGATAAAAATCGATGATTTTGATATATCTGCTTGTGGTGGTTTCCATGTAAAAAACACAGGTAACATCAATCTTTTAAAGATAACAAATACAGAAAGAGTGAAAGGGAATTTAACGAGGGTGTATTTTTTAGCAGGTCTTAGAGCCATTAAGGATTATTCACAAAAAGATTCGATTTTAAAAAACATTTCTTCTATTTTGACATCGGGGTTGTATGATTTAGAAAACAAAATAGAAATTCTATTAAATGAGAACAAAGATTATAAGAATCGTATTAAAAAGTTAGCAGAAAAAAATGCATATTATCTTGCAAAAGATTTAATCGAAAAATCGGTGGTTGTGAATAAAAATAAAGTAGTTTACCATAAAAAAGAGGACGAAACAGCGGATTTCTTACACAAATACGTAGATTTAAAAGATTATACACTCATTATTGAGGATGAAAAGAACAAAACCTTTTCTATTTTCTCAAACAATATTAACTGTAAAGAGCTTATAGACAAATTAAAAATGAATAACAACATCAAAGGTGGGGGAAGCGAAGTAAGAGGTAACATAAGCGGCGATATAAAATTCGAAGATATTCTCAAAATATTAGAAAAATAG
- a CDS encoding glycoside hydrolase family 130 protein: MNLKLKRHLSNPLFGPNPMHLWESRFVFNPAVVYDGKVFHMLYRAQGEDMVSRIGYAVSLDGIHFNRMEKPVFEPSDVSELYGVEDPRVTYINGKYYMCYTAYSPRNIKISLAATENFFMWERYGSILPESPNKDAALFPEKVNGKYILIHRLEPDIWFAYSDDLIHWDNYVKIASPRKDYWDNLKIGAGGPPLKTPYGWLFLYHGVQEDIRPIYRLGFMLLDLKDPTKVLKRTEEPILEPQENWEIFGGVPNVVFSDALVEYGDQYYVYYGGADNYIALATISKKEVFDWIKK; the protein is encoded by the coding sequence TTGAATTTGAAATTGAAAAGGCATTTGTCAAACCCATTGTTTGGACCTAATCCAATGCATTTGTGGGAGTCTAGGTTTGTTTTTAATCCTGCGGTAGTTTATGACGGGAAAGTTTTTCATATGTTGTACCGCGCCCAAGGAGAAGATATGGTTTCTCGGATTGGCTATGCGGTAAGTTTGGATGGTATACACTTTAATAGAATGGAAAAACCGGTATTTGAACCTTCAGATGTCTCAGAATTGTACGGCGTTGAAGATCCAAGAGTAACGTATATAAACGGAAAATATTATATGTGTTACACAGCTTATTCTCCGAGAAATATCAAAATATCTTTGGCTGCCACAGAGAATTTCTTTATGTGGGAAAGATACGGAAGTATTTTACCAGAAAGTCCTAATAAAGATGCTGCCTTGTTCCCAGAAAAAGTTAATGGAAAATATATCTTAATTCATAGGTTGGAACCAGATATTTGGTTTGCATATTCTGATGATTTAATACATTGGGACAATTATGTAAAAATTGCTTCTCCAAGAAAAGATTATTGGGATAACTTAAAGATCGGAGCAGGCGGTCCACCTTTAAAAACCCCTTATGGGTGGTTGTTTTTGTATCATGGTGTTCAAGAAGATATTAGACCTATCTACAGGTTAGGTTTTATGCTCTTAGATTTAAAAGATCCAACAAAGGTCTTAAAAAGAACAGAAGAACCTATTTTAGAGCCTCAGGAAAACTGGGAGATTTTCGGAGGAGTTCCAAACGTTGTATTCTCAGATGCATTGGTTGAATATGGTGATCAATACTACGTTTACTACGGTGGAGCTGATAACTACATAGCTTTGGCTACTATTTCAAAAAAAGAAGTTTTCGACTGGATAAAGAAGTGA
- the secF gene encoding protein translocase subunit SecF yields MPNIDFVGKRNFFIYLSLALIFFSVIVIFVKGFNFGIDFSGGSEIIVSFDKNYSIDELRNTLQTINPDYTTAKIIQTNPGGGTSDRFFYIITVRDSFPTLEEKQMFINSLEESFSDSSLNIEQFNDVSGYAAREIRSYAWYAVITALIVLLVYITIRFQFSYGVGAILALAHDVVITLGFYSLFGIEINLTAVAAFLTLAGYSLNDTIVVYDRIRENRTKNRGMDIEGVTNKSINEVIVRSLNTSLTTFIVVFMMFLLGGRSIASFAFGLTVGVIIGTYSSLYIASPVVIGMVKRRKKTQKA; encoded by the coding sequence ATGCCAAATATAGATTTTGTGGGAAAAAGAAATTTTTTCATCTATTTATCTCTTGCGTTGATATTTTTTTCTGTTATAGTGATTTTTGTAAAAGGGTTCAATTTTGGTATTGATTTTTCTGGCGGTAGTGAAATAATCGTATCCTTTGATAAAAATTATTCAATAGATGAATTGAGAAACACTTTGCAAACTATAAATCCAGATTATACCACCGCTAAGATAATTCAAACTAACCCAGGTGGAGGAACTTCGGATCGATTCTTTTACATAATTACCGTAAGAGATTCTTTCCCTACGTTGGAAGAAAAACAAATGTTTATAAATAGTTTAGAAGAATCTTTTTCTGATTCTAGTTTAAATATTGAACAATTCAACGATGTTTCAGGCTATGCAGCTAGGGAGATTCGATCGTATGCTTGGTATGCTGTAATTACTGCTTTGATAGTTTTGTTAGTATATATAACCATTAGGTTTCAGTTTTCCTACGGTGTGGGGGCAATTCTAGCTTTAGCTCATGACGTTGTAATCACCTTAGGTTTTTATTCCCTGTTTGGTATAGAAATTAATTTAACTGCTGTAGCAGCATTTCTTACTTTAGCGGGTTATTCTTTAAACGATACTATTGTTGTTTACGATAGAATAAGGGAAAATAGAACTAAAAATCGTGGGATGGATATAGAGGGAGTTACCAATAAAAGCATTAACGAAGTTATTGTAAGATCATTAAACACTTCCTTGACTACATTCATAGTTGTTTTTATGATGTTCCTTTTGGGAGGTAGATCAATAGCTTCATTCGCATTTGGATTAACTGTGGGAGTCATAATTGGAACTTATTCTTCGTTGTATATCGCAAGTCCAGTTGTTATTGGTATGGTAAAAAGGCGTAAAAAAACACAAAAAGCTTAA
- a CDS encoding carbohydrate ABC transporter permease produces MSKKIGLAKKEARKGFSISSIYLIYAAIFWGYPFVWLFILLFSKWRFVGSPQFVGFRNITRVLTDPLFWKTVTNVFRFMMYYIPLVLIGALLFAIALNKIKFGKTFVALSFLVANVSSGVAYSIMFSNLFSVNGPINKALNSLFGITIPWFTSPQWAMFSIALIVIWKFIGYYGLILYAGLTAIPKSLYEAAELDGAGSLTKFFRITLPLLNPSIIMVLVLAITLAFGIFTEPYMITGGGPMRSTLTPMMHMITTAFQRMDPTYAATMAVFVAIISFGMIWVIRKTMEREVDLV; encoded by the coding sequence ATGAGTAAAAAAATAGGGTTAGCAAAAAAAGAAGCAAGGAAAGGCTTTAGTATTTCATCAATATATTTAATCTATGCGGCAATATTTTGGGGTTATCCTTTTGTATGGTTGTTTATACTTCTTTTTTCTAAATGGAGGTTTGTCGGATCACCCCAATTCGTTGGCTTTCGCAATATTACGAGGGTCTTAACCGACCCTCTTTTTTGGAAAACAGTAACTAATGTTTTTCGTTTTATGATGTACTATATTCCTCTTGTGTTAATAGGAGCTTTACTCTTTGCCATTGCTTTGAACAAAATAAAGTTTGGCAAAACATTTGTAGCTCTTTCTTTTTTGGTAGCCAATGTTTCATCAGGAGTTGCTTATTCAATTATGTTTTCAAACCTTTTTTCTGTGAATGGACCAATAAATAAAGCCCTAAATAGTCTTTTTGGTATCACTATTCCTTGGTTTACAAGCCCACAATGGGCGATGTTTTCCATTGCGTTGATTGTTATTTGGAAATTCATTGGCTATTATGGCTTAATACTATATGCTGGGTTAACCGCTATACCAAAATCTTTATATGAAGCAGCAGAGTTAGACGGAGCAGGAAGTCTTACAAAGTTTTTTAGAATTACATTGCCACTATTAAATCCTTCTATAATAATGGTCTTGGTATTGGCTATTACTTTGGCTTTTGGAATATTCACAGAACCTTATATGATAACCGGTGGTGGACCAATGAGAAGTACTTTAACCCCGATGATGCATATGATTACTACAGCATTTCAAAGAATGGACCCAACTTACGCTGCAACTATGGCAGTGTTTGTAGCTATTATAAGCTTTGGAATGATTTGGGTAATAAGGAAAACTATGGAGAGAGAAGTTGATCTAGTATGA
- a CDS encoding cytochrome c biogenesis CcdA family protein — protein MNPLAITNSVSFLTAFSGGLLSFFSPCVFPLIPVFFALVIPDISNTRLVIKRSFGFFLGLSLFFALLGSISGSIGMMLARYQSVINIVAGVLIILFGFLFLMNKSLISAKNIDLRKYNKNNSFFSAFLIGILISLVWIPCASPILASILTLATTTGEAMRGALLLFIYSLGISIPFLFFSGIVSKILSKVTLGEPKWQKSLRIIGGILLMVVGTMVSFGIFNNISVL, from the coding sequence ATGAATCCTCTTGCCATAACAAATTCTGTTAGTTTTTTAACAGCATTTTCTGGTGGGTTATTATCATTTTTCAGCCCTTGTGTTTTCCCTTTAATACCCGTTTTTTTCGCATTGGTGATCCCTGATATCTCAAACACTCGTTTGGTCATCAAAAGGAGTTTTGGTTTTTTTCTTGGTCTTTCTCTCTTTTTTGCCCTGTTAGGCAGTATTTCCGGTAGTATTGGTATGATGCTTGCAAGGTACCAAAGTGTTATCAACATAGTTGCTGGTGTTTTAATAATATTATTTGGATTTCTGTTTTTGATGAATAAAAGTTTGATTTCTGCAAAGAATATAGACCTAAGAAAATACAATAAAAATAATTCCTTTTTTTCCGCCTTTTTAATTGGGATTCTAATTTCTTTAGTATGGATCCCGTGTGCAAGCCCAATATTGGCTTCGATTCTTACCTTAGCAACGACTACTGGAGAAGCGATGAGAGGTGCTCTCTTACTTTTTATTTATTCTCTAGGTATTTCCATCCCGTTTCTATTTTTTAGTGGCATCGTCAGTAAAATATTATCTAAAGTAACCTTAGGAGAACCTAAATGGCAAAAATCCTTGAGAATTATTGGTGGTATTTTACTTATGGTAGTGGGTACTATGGTTTCCTTTGGGATTTTTAACAATATAAGTGTATTATAG
- a CDS encoding WD40 repeat domain-containing protein, protein MRKFFLIFILIFCSINIFSNLIVNNFEHSEIIDFFVNENTGEISTIVENNYLKTYDLREKCITHYYSTSSIPTHVEWILDNKYTIIAESDGTIEVFNNDTSLLNYKINVTDESISSLSSFRDKIIFTSLDKTVYVYNITKRKVEFQRKFSTIPTVAEFYDEGTILVADHSGKIFLIDYLNNKEIKSFKIDNYSISKLEMVNNNVFAFSMNGNIYVLDKDLKIINSFSLGLTIREVSFSPLNENFTVLTMNNQIILFDSSTLKILEELKPDNFNIKAIEWSNEKNDILYLNDGVNIYSLNIYSKSIEKLLELKKPDVIKIIRNNNHIYYLTSDSEIGVFNIDSGIIENHFSFSEEIVDFEITKNGYLILSENSGYLSLYDPEGTLIENKKISDFKLTTLEISPSEKFLIAGGWENNVYVLTLPDLSVYKVVENLHNNWIKDISINYNETKIAVASLDKKVSISDFPKFKNTIYIEEFPYIIWSLDWANNSNFLSMGGFEGILRLWDGRFNQLYKRFEIITASIKAIEWSHDDNYIATGTTDGNVYIWNSKNGNLESTINVSNGEIVDLTWSNDERYLYALSKGNLLSLIDLQQNNIPLQSIIFEKGYSVSYRKNGEYTTNIPEQVENKFFYKNNPISLFEAVTFERKESINIPIIEGPVINVPSEFLISDKNNSLLLSAFDNNFITKVEILGQTFLVNSQSYYLSLEINPEKLTSNVLEISAYDDDGNKSTKYVHLKFENIYLQVFTNQAEITNEQGEIIAIASRGDILKLKGVLGDTYKVEYIDKEGYIKKAFVTL, encoded by the coding sequence TTGAGAAAATTCTTCTTAATTTTTATCCTTATTTTTTGCAGTATAAACATCTTCTCCAATTTAATAGTAAATAATTTTGAACATTCGGAGATTATTGATTTTTTTGTAAATGAAAATACAGGCGAAATTTCTACAATTGTGGAGAATAATTACCTTAAAACTTATGATTTGAGGGAAAAGTGCATTACCCATTATTACTCAACTTCTTCTATACCAACGCATGTGGAATGGATCCTCGACAATAAATATACTATAATCGCCGAAAGTGATGGAACAATAGAAGTGTTTAACAACGATACCTCTCTTCTTAATTACAAAATTAACGTAACCGACGAATCTATTTCCTCTTTATCCAGTTTTAGAGATAAAATAATATTTACTTCCTTAGATAAAACGGTCTACGTATACAATATTACCAAAAGAAAGGTCGAATTTCAACGGAAATTTTCAACGATCCCAACGGTTGCAGAATTTTACGACGAAGGTACAATATTGGTAGCAGACCATTCAGGTAAGATTTTTTTGATAGATTATTTAAACAATAAAGAAATAAAATCTTTCAAAATTGATAATTATTCAATAAGTAAATTAGAGATGGTAAATAACAATGTATTTGCTTTTTCCATGAACGGAAATATTTATGTATTGGATAAAGATTTGAAGATAATAAATTCTTTTTCATTAGGTTTAACAATTAGAGAGGTCTCTTTTTCACCATTAAATGAAAATTTTACTGTTTTAACTATGAATAATCAGATTATCCTTTTTGATTCTTCAACTTTAAAAATACTCGAAGAACTAAAGCCGGATAATTTTAATATAAAAGCTATTGAATGGAGTAATGAAAAAAACGATATTCTTTATTTAAACGATGGAGTTAACATATACTCTTTAAATATCTATTCAAAATCAATTGAAAAATTACTGGAATTAAAAAAACCCGATGTTATAAAAATTATAAGAAATAATAATCATATTTATTACTTAACTTCCGACAGTGAAATAGGTGTATTTAATATTGATTCAGGAATAATTGAAAATCATTTTTCTTTTTCTGAAGAAATAGTTGATTTTGAAATAACAAAAAATGGATATTTGATACTTTCAGAAAATTCTGGATACCTGTCGCTTTACGATCCTGAAGGTACATTAATAGAAAATAAGAAGATAAGTGATTTTAAATTAACCACTTTGGAGATTTCTCCTTCGGAAAAGTTTTTAATTGCAGGGGGATGGGAGAATAATGTTTATGTACTTACGCTACCAGATTTGAGTGTTTATAAGGTAGTTGAAAATCTTCATAACAATTGGATAAAAGATATTTCTATTAATTACAACGAAACTAAAATAGCAGTGGCAAGCTTAGATAAAAAAGTAAGTATATCAGATTTTCCAAAATTTAAAAATACAATTTACATCGAAGAATTCCCATATATTATTTGGTCACTAGATTGGGCTAATAATTCAAATTTTCTTTCTATGGGAGGATTTGAAGGGATTTTACGATTATGGGATGGAAGATTTAATCAATTATATAAAAGATTTGAGATTATTACAGCTTCAATAAAGGCAATTGAATGGAGCCACGATGATAATTACATAGCCACAGGAACAACTGATGGAAATGTGTACATTTGGAATAGTAAAAACGGAAACTTAGAATCGACTATAAATGTTTCCAACGGAGAAATTGTTGATTTAACTTGGAGTAATGATGAAAGGTACTTGTATGCCTTGAGTAAAGGAAACTTATTGAGCCTTATAGATCTTCAGCAAAATAATATACCTTTGCAAAGTATTATTTTTGAAAAAGGATATTCTGTTTCCTATAGAAAAAATGGGGAGTATACCACTAATATCCCTGAACAAGTAGAAAACAAATTTTTCTATAAGAATAATCCTATAAGCCTTTTCGAAGCTGTAACATTCGAAAGGAAAGAATCTATAAACATTCCTATCATAGAGGGTCCTGTTATAAACGTGCCTTCAGAATTTTTGATCTCAGATAAAAACAACTCTTTGCTTCTTAGTGCTTTTGATAATAATTTTATTACAAAAGTTGAAATATTAGGTCAAACTTTTTTAGTTAACAGCCAATCTTACTATCTATCATTGGAGATAAATCCTGAAAAGCTTACATCAAATGTGCTTGAAATATCGGCTTATGACGATGATGGAAATAAATCCACAAAATATGTTCATTTGAAGTTTGAGAATATCTATCTGCAAGTATTCACTAATCAAGCAGAAATCACAAACGAGCAAGGAGAAATAATAGCTATTGCAAGTCGTGGAGACATCCTAAAATTAAAAGGAGTTTTAGGAGATACTTATAAAGTAGAATATATTGACAAAGAGGGATATATTAAAAAAGCATTTGTCACGCTTTAA
- a CDS encoding thioredoxin family protein, whose translation MKKFFIVTLFILSVITIFSVPLDEFVFENFNEAFEVAELTNKKVVVMFSSPTCPACTQFKETTLLDEEIQKWLRTEFVFVEIFPTTEKATFQGEEYNYGQLFYAFGARYTPTFVFFDEQQNPFGAITGGYPAEIFIDILKYVSYEKNEEISLDKFIEDGLGKDIHILPKTVHLSKDEIERLLDLDPNSKLYEPNKNYDPYTNIVLLQNNTNEQDIENFYVKIFESKN comes from the coding sequence ATGAAAAAATTTTTCATTGTAACGTTATTTATTCTATCAGTAATTACAATATTTTCTGTCCCTTTAGATGAATTTGTTTTTGAAAATTTCAATGAAGCTTTCGAAGTTGCCGAATTAACAAACAAAAAAGTTGTAGTTATGTTTTCATCACCTACTTGCCCAGCGTGTACTCAATTTAAAGAAACAACATTGTTGGATGAAGAGATTCAAAAATGGCTACGCACAGAATTTGTTTTTGTTGAAATCTTTCCTACCACTGAAAAAGCCACATTTCAAGGAGAAGAATATAATTATGGTCAGTTGTTTTATGCCTTTGGTGCCAGATATACACCAACCTTTGTATTCTTTGACGAACAGCAAAATCCCTTTGGAGCAATTACAGGTGGGTATCCAGCTGAGATATTTATAGATATCCTAAAATATGTCTCCTATGAAAAAAATGAAGAGATTAGTCTAGATAAATTTATAGAAGATGGATTAGGAAAAGACATCCACATTCTTCCAAAAACCGTTCATTTATCAAAAGATGAAATCGAAAGATTATTGGACTTGGACCCAAATTCCAAATTATACGAACCCAACAAAAATTATGATCCATATACAAATATAGTTTTACTTCAAAACAATACAAACGAACAAGACATAGAAAATTTTTACGTGAAAATCTTTGAATCTAAGAATTAG
- a CDS encoding extracellular solute-binding protein: protein MKKLTVVFIALLLTVFAFSQTKLVFWTAPNPQQEMFWKEVVAEYETLHPEIDIEWSTIPAAGSSEEAILTAIASGRAPDISTNIFSGFAAQLADIGQLVALNELEGFDELVETRKMGSIIEGWKINGNAYVIPIYSNPVLMWWRDSLLKEAGFDNPPRTYSEIYEFSKNFVVPMERYSIQVIAGRNWWDRWFDFITYYYAGGQGKSYIDTERMKATFNDEVGQEVAQFIKTMFDNQWTAVDLGSDPFYNGAIAGTLMGPWSIAYAENQYPDVVDDIVITPPPVPDNYPSDQPIYTFADAKGLVIFNTTKNLEEAWEFVKWVFSREDFDSKWLEYTKMPPAREDLLSNEVFADFWETNPLAAEYAKYVPYAVPPAPITTTVDVQDIMTVELIEPLMHGTKDVQKALDDAIKAINRILW from the coding sequence ATGAAAAAGTTAACAGTGGTGTTTATTGCGTTATTGCTGACGGTTTTTGCCTTTTCCCAGACAAAACTCGTTTTTTGGACCGCGCCTAATCCACAACAAGAAATGTTTTGGAAGGAAGTCGTTGCTGAATATGAAACTTTACATCCTGAAATCGATATCGAGTGGTCTACCATTCCTGCAGCAGGAAGCTCAGAAGAAGCTATTCTAACAGCTATAGCTTCGGGAAGAGCCCCGGATATTTCCACCAACATCTTTTCAGGATTTGCGGCACAGTTAGCGGATATAGGCCAATTAGTAGCTTTAAATGAATTGGAAGGTTTCGATGAACTTGTTGAAACACGAAAGATGGGAAGTATCATAGAAGGCTGGAAAATAAACGGTAATGCATATGTTATACCTATTTATTCAAACCCTGTTCTGATGTGGTGGAGAGATTCTTTATTGAAAGAAGCTGGCTTTGATAATCCCCCAAGAACGTACTCGGAGATCTACGAATTTTCTAAAAACTTTGTGGTACCGATGGAACGATATTCCATCCAAGTAATTGCGGGTAGAAATTGGTGGGATAGATGGTTTGACTTCATTACGTATTACTATGCAGGAGGTCAAGGAAAATCATATATAGATACTGAAAGAATGAAAGCAACATTCAACGACGAAGTTGGCCAAGAAGTAGCTCAGTTTATCAAAACAATGTTTGATAACCAATGGACTGCTGTAGACTTAGGTTCTGATCCATTTTATAATGGAGCAATTGCTGGAACATTGATGGGTCCTTGGAGCATCGCTTATGCCGAGAATCAGTATCCAGACGTAGTTGATGATATTGTTATTACACCGCCACCAGTTCCTGACAATTATCCAAGTGATCAACCGATTTATACTTTTGCAGACGCAAAGGGGCTTGTAATTTTTAATACTACAAAAAACTTGGAAGAGGCTTGGGAATTTGTTAAATGGGTATTTTCGAGAGAAGATTTCGATTCGAAATGGTTAGAATACACCAAAATGCCACCAGCAAGAGAAGACTTGTTATCTAATGAAGTATTTGCTGATTTTTGGGAGACAAATCCTTTAGCGGCTGAATATGCCAAATATGTCCCCTATGCTGTTCCTCCCGCACCAATTACAACAACTGTTGACGTACAAGATATCATGACTGTTGAATTGATTGAACCTTTGATGCATGGCACCAAAGATGTTCAAAAAGCTTTGGATGATGCAATTAAGGCTATAAATAGAATCCTTTGGTAA